The proteins below are encoded in one region of Aeromonas jandaei:
- a CDS encoding PD-(D/E)XK nuclease-like domain-containing protein, whose translation MNAPAKTEIAEQVIEAFIPVAPCMYSDIPSDVYHGSAGESKSSLDLALISGQHYRYYKIDGNQQKETVPFREGKILHKIVLEFDDFENEYAIEPVWPEDAFVGADQMKAAIEEYNAGLEKRPELQELADAIEAYNAKLTQPIELGATVGDAEAAYCQLPESFQTISEDDKRTATALKACVKAYNDTLTKPLKSKGSYQAVLENYAKIGAKELERAERIATLPDPLPLSGTKAEMAERIRTFKPDAKFLDELKEQFREQAGNKVIVTNNEYIHALRYREAVLNHPEAAVLLDEGEAETSIYWHHPETGELLKCRPDWKRPDHVLADLKFVRNASEAAFARDGSAHNYHIQDAHYTDGYEAVTGHPASLVFIAVEKDGPLGHDVYKPIMVGVYFYGQEDRRRGLELRDMAVRNIVTWRKANYYPGHDGMGEINVPQYQAAAERHRINNEEPFNPTMISHEPVAEELPDSLF comes from the coding sequence ATGAATGCACCAGCAAAAACCGAGATCGCCGAGCAGGTGATTGAAGCCTTTATCCCTGTAGCTCCCTGCATGTATAGCGACATCCCGAGCGATGTTTACCACGGCAGTGCAGGAGAATCGAAAAGCAGCCTGGATCTGGCACTGATATCCGGCCAGCACTACCGCTACTACAAGATTGACGGTAACCAGCAGAAAGAAACTGTGCCGTTCCGTGAAGGCAAGATCCTGCACAAGATCGTGTTGGAGTTTGACGACTTCGAAAACGAATACGCCATCGAGCCGGTATGGCCGGAAGATGCCTTTGTCGGCGCAGACCAGATGAAGGCAGCAATCGAGGAGTACAACGCCGGTCTCGAGAAGCGTCCGGAGCTGCAGGAGCTGGCTGATGCCATTGAGGCGTACAACGCCAAGCTGACCCAGCCCATCGAGCTGGGTGCCACAGTGGGTGATGCCGAGGCAGCATACTGCCAGCTCCCCGAGAGCTTCCAGACCATCAGCGAAGATGACAAGCGCACCGCCACAGCACTCAAGGCATGCGTCAAAGCCTACAACGACACGCTGACCAAGCCACTCAAGAGCAAGGGCAGCTATCAGGCCGTGCTAGAGAACTACGCCAAGATCGGCGCTAAAGAGCTGGAGCGCGCCGAGCGCATTGCCACGCTGCCGGACCCCCTCCCTCTGAGCGGCACCAAAGCAGAAATGGCAGAGCGGATCCGCACCTTCAAGCCTGACGCGAAATTCCTCGATGAGCTGAAAGAGCAGTTCCGCGAGCAGGCGGGCAACAAGGTGATCGTGACCAATAACGAATACATCCACGCCCTGCGCTACCGCGAAGCTGTCCTGAATCATCCGGAGGCGGCCGTGCTGCTGGATGAAGGCGAGGCAGAGACCAGCATCTACTGGCACCACCCTGAAACCGGTGAACTGCTGAAATGCCGGCCTGACTGGAAACGCCCGGATCATGTGCTGGCTGACCTGAAATTTGTGCGCAACGCCAGCGAAGCGGCATTTGCCCGAGATGGCTCGGCCCACAACTACCACATTCAGGACGCCCACTACACCGACGGTTATGAAGCGGTAACCGGCCACCCGGCCAGCTTAGTGTTTATCGCGGTAGAGAAGGACGGCCCACTTGGTCACGACGTCTACAAGCCAATCATGGTCGGCGTCTACTTCTACGGGCAGGAGGATCGGCGCCGCGGCCTCGAGCTGCGCGATATGGCAGTGCGCAACATCGTCACATGGCGCAAGGCGAATTACTACCCGGGACACGATGGCATGGGTGAAATCAACGTGCCGCAGTACCAGGCTGCAGCAGAGCGCCACCGCATCAACAACGAAGAGCCATTCAACCCCACCATGATCAGTCATGAGCCGGTGGCCGAAGAACTCCCAGACAGCCTCTTCTAA
- a CDS encoding RecT family recombinase codes for MENTVATQSSAPVLANERGQASMLSLMMNMDFMASIDKMAAMMASGKTTVPQHLRGNQADCFAICLQAVQWGMNPFPVAQKTHLVNGTLGYEAQLVNAVVVNSGVIKGRFDYEFFGPWERVIGKFKEVQSKDPDKKGAVYRVPDWSFADEKGCGVKVTATLTSGQVREVELMLQQARTRNSTLWADDPKQQLAYLGVKRWARLYTPDVILGVYSVDELEEREINPDFTPDGGNKSATENIAERAAVKRAQQQAEANKGTVIEGQAESVIDQQHSEPEPVVPDVDPEIADQFADALFKLDIAESATELRSALSVITEMGDKLNKEQKAQANEVYRTNIARLGLDKKRAA; via the coding sequence ATGGAAAATACAGTAGCAACCCAGAGCTCGGCCCCTGTGCTGGCCAATGAGCGCGGTCAGGCCAGCATGCTTAGCCTGATGATGAATATGGATTTCATGGCGAGCATCGACAAGATGGCAGCCATGATGGCCAGCGGCAAGACTACCGTGCCACAACATCTGCGCGGTAATCAGGCAGACTGCTTCGCCATCTGCTTGCAGGCGGTTCAGTGGGGCATGAACCCCTTCCCTGTTGCCCAAAAAACCCACCTTGTCAACGGAACGCTCGGTTATGAGGCTCAGCTGGTCAACGCCGTGGTGGTTAACTCCGGCGTCATCAAAGGGCGCTTTGACTATGAGTTTTTCGGACCTTGGGAGCGTGTCATCGGCAAGTTCAAAGAGGTCCAGAGCAAGGACCCGGATAAAAAAGGTGCCGTTTACCGTGTTCCTGACTGGAGCTTTGCGGATGAGAAAGGTTGCGGGGTAAAGGTCACTGCAACGCTGACTAGCGGCCAGGTGCGCGAAGTTGAGCTTATGCTGCAGCAGGCTCGCACCCGCAACTCGACGCTATGGGCCGACGATCCGAAACAACAGCTGGCCTATCTTGGCGTAAAACGCTGGGCCCGCCTCTACACCCCTGACGTTATCCTTGGCGTTTACTCAGTCGATGAGCTGGAAGAGCGCGAAATCAACCCTGATTTCACGCCGGATGGCGGCAACAAGTCTGCCACCGAAAACATCGCTGAGAGAGCAGCAGTCAAGCGGGCGCAGCAGCAAGCAGAGGCAAACAAGGGGACTGTCATCGAGGGGCAGGCAGAAAGCGTCATTGATCAGCAGCATAGCGAACCAGAGCCGGTGGTGCCTGATGTTGACCCAGAGATTGCAGATCAGTTCGCAGATGCCCTGTTCAAGCTCGACATCGCCGAGTCTGCAACTGAGCTGCGCTCAGCGCTGTCAGTCATTACTGAAATGGGCGACAAGCTGAACAAAGAGCAGAAGGCTCAGGCAAACGAAGTCTACCGCACCAACATTGCGCGCCTTGGCCTCGATAAGAAGCGAGCCGCCTAA